The sequence below is a genomic window from Lentimicrobium sp. L6.
CCAATTAAAGCAGGCGAACTTAGTGGGATAAGTGAAGATGAAGCAAAAGTCAAATATTCCAAACTAATGAAAAATAAGGCATTGTATAGGAAAAGAAAATTGAGCGGATATGAGATTTCATATCCAAAGGGCGAAGATGTTAGAACCTTTCAAAATAGAGTTATTAAAGATTTTAATCTCATTCTGAATAAGGATTACAATAGGTTTTTCATCATTACCCATCAATCAATTATTACAGCCATATTAAGTTATATTAAGTCAAATAACGCAAATGTTGACTTCTATTATTTCTATCAGTTAGATTTATGTGGCATTAGTTCAATTGATTGTGAAGTGGGCAGATATGACATAAAGTATACAAATCGATTATTATAAAATAGTTTTGAAATTTATATTAAATATTATTAGGATAGGTTTAAAAAAGGTTTGGCGTAATGCATTTAGAATCTATTTAAGACTTTTTTTTCATAAAGTTGGTAAAAATACAGATGTTCATCCAAGTATTGAATTTGAATCTGCAGAACAAATTACAATTCAGGCAAATTGTATAATAAAAAAGCATGTCACCATTAAAGGTAGAAGTGAAAGAAAAACAGGTGTATTCTTAGGTAAAGGGGTTTCCATTAGAGAGTTTTCTAATATTGATAGTTACGGAGGGTATGTTAAAATTCATGATTATACGGCAATTGGGCATCATAGTTTCATTGGAGGTCAAGGTGGAGTTGAAATAGGTAAATATGTTATGATTGGAGGATATTCATATATAATTTCCTCAAACCATCTGTTTGAGAAAATAAAAATACCGTTTATGCTTCAGGGAGAAAAGAAAGCCAAGATTATAATAGAAGATA
It includes:
- a CDS encoding histidine phosphatase family protein translates to MKKKIYLIRHSESTKNIQDVFGDEKAHFELTSKGKQTIARLAGYLKKEFNDLSKETLFLTSPDLRSLDTTKILTALVNCNFEIIQTLKPIKAGELSGISEDEAKVKYSKLMKNKALYRKRKLSGYEISYPKGEDVRTFQNRVIKDFNLILNKDYNRFFIITHQSIITAILSYIKSNNANVDFYYFYQLDLCGISSIDCEVGRYDIKYTNRLL
- a CDS encoding DapH/DapD/GlmU-related protein, which gives rise to MKFILNIIRIGLKKVWRNAFRIYLRLFFHKVGKNTDVHPSIEFESAEQITIQANCIIKKHVTIKGRSERKTGVFLGKGVSIREFSNIDSYGGYVKIHDYTAIGHHSFIGGQGGVEIGKYVMIGGYSYIISSNHLFEKIKIPFMLQGEKKAKIIIEDNVWVGAKCTILPGVKIGKNTVVGASSVVTKSFGSNVMIAGNPAKEIKKITYDE